Genomic DNA from Desulfonatronum thioautotrophicum:
CGCGGAACTGTCGAAGACCTGTCCGCTGTCCAGGCGTCCTGTGTAGTGGACCTTGATCTGATTGCCGGTTTGCGCCTGTGTCATAATGCCTCCTCGGTTAGAGTTGGAATCAATTGGTCTATAGGGTTGGCTACCGGATCACCGGTGCTCCTTAATGGTCCGCAGATCAACGTCGCCATAGGTCTCCAAAAGCCGCTCAAGCCGCCAGGGGTTGGACACGAGGTAGACCATGTCTCCGTCGATGTCCGTGGCAATGTCCCGGCCATTGTCCGCGATGAACTTCTTGGCGTCCCTGCCTCCGGAAATCCAGCGCGCTCCGGTGATGTCGATGGGCTCGTATCCGGCGTCCACGTTGTACTCATCCTTGAGCCGGGCCATGGTCACCTCGAACTGCAACGGCCCAACGGCGCCCAGCAGGTAATCGTTGGTGCGCAAAGGGCGGAAAACCTGCACCGCGCCCTCCTCGCAGAGCTGCAAAAGCCCCTTTTCCAGCTGTTTGGCCCGCATGGGATCCCTGAGTCGGACCCGACGGAAATGCTCCGGGGCAAAACTGGGAATGCCGGTGAACTTCAACGGCTCCTTGATGGAAAAGGTGTCCCCGATCTTGATGGTGCCATGGTTGTGGACCCCGATGATGTCCCCGGGCCAGGCCTCTTCCACGCCGCTGCGGTCGTGGGCCATGAAAATCGTGGCGTTGGCGATCTGGACGTCCTTGCCGATGCGGTGGTGCCGCACCCGCATGCCTTTTTCGAAATGGCCGGAGATGATCCGCAAAAAGGCGATCCGGTCCCGGTGAGCCGGATCCATGTTCGCCTGGATCTTGAAGACCACGCCGGAAAAATCCGGTTCCAGCGGGGAGACCAGCCGGGTGCCCGCGCTGCCGTTGGTTCCGGTCTCGGCTTCCCGCGGCTGGGGAGGCGGGGCCAGTTCGACGAACGTGTCCAGCAGCTCCTGGACCCCGAAATTGTTGATGGCGCTGCCGAAGAAGACCGGCGTCTGCCGGGCGGCCAGATAGCGCTCATGATCAAAAGGGTGTCCGGCTCCGGCCAGCAACTCCGCGTCCCCCCGGAGTTCCTGGGCGTCCCGGCCCAGCAGTTCATCCAGCTGGGGATCGTCCAGCCCCTTGACGTTCACCACATTCGTGGGCCGGGTGGACTTCTGTCCGTCGGGCACGAAAAAGCGCAGCTCGTCCCGGCGCAGGTCGTACACGCCCTTGAACCCCTTGCCCATGCCCACGGGCCAGGTCAACGGCGCACATTCAATGCCCAGGTTGGTCTCAATGTCATCCAAAAGTTCGATGGGCTCCAGACCGTCCCGGTCCAGCTTGTTGATAAAGGTCATGATCGGCGTATTGCGCATCCTGCAGACCTCCATCAGTTTCCTGGTCTGCACCTCCACGCCTTTGGCGCTGTCAATGACCATCAACACGGAATCCACCGCCGTGAGCACCCGGTAGGTATCCTCGGAAAAATCCTGGTGACCGGGAGTGTCCAGCAGGTTGATCTCGTGGCCGTCATACTCGAACTTCATCACCGACGAGGTCACGGAAATACCCCGCTCCCGCTCCACGGCCATCCAGTCCGAGGTGGCCCCACGGGTGTTCTTCTTGGCCTTGACCGCTCCGGCCATATGAATAGCCCCGCCGAACAGGAGCAGTTTTTCCGTGAGCGTGGTTTTCCCGGCGTCCGGGTGGCTGATAATGGCGAACGTACGCCGCCGGGCGACTTCTTTCTGGAGTGTGTTCATAGGACGGTGATTGGAAGGACGGAAAAAAAGAACCCCGCCACACATCGGCGAAAGATTGCCGGAGGCAGGGATGAAATAGAAGCGACGGGAATGAATTCAGGGAGTCACAAGAAGATCCATGGCTGGTAAAGAGGGCGTACTGTGCGTTATTTTTCGAATGCGGTCAAGTTGTTCGGGAGCCGGCCGTTTCCGGATACCTTGACCCCGAAATCCTCCATAACTACGTTATCAAAAACGTAACTACTCAGAACACCCTGGTTAGAACCTCATTCCGACGCTGGATTCCCGCTCCCTGTCTGCCCGAGGACAGGCTTCGCGGGAATGACGTGTTTTTTATGCCGTCCCCGGGTCCGTCATACCCGCGAAGGCAGATATCCAGTCCCGTTTTTCTCGGATGAGTTGATGTAGATACTCAAAAAGAAGGAGGCCGACACCATGGAAACACAACGCCCGCCTCTCTCGGCCCGTGAAGCCATGAGAA
This window encodes:
- a CDS encoding peptide chain release factor 3, whose amino-acid sequence is MNTLQKEVARRRTFAIISHPDAGKTTLTEKLLLFGGAIHMAGAVKAKKNTRGATSDWMAVERERGISVTSSVMKFEYDGHEINLLDTPGHQDFSEDTYRVLTAVDSVLMVIDSAKGVEVQTRKLMEVCRMRNTPIMTFINKLDRDGLEPIELLDDIETNLGIECAPLTWPVGMGKGFKGVYDLRRDELRFFVPDGQKSTRPTNVVNVKGLDDPQLDELLGRDAQELRGDAELLAGAGHPFDHERYLAARQTPVFFGSAINNFGVQELLDTFVELAPPPQPREAETGTNGSAGTRLVSPLEPDFSGVVFKIQANMDPAHRDRIAFLRIISGHFEKGMRVRHHRIGKDVQIANATIFMAHDRSGVEEAWPGDIIGVHNHGTIKIGDTFSIKEPLKFTGIPSFAPEHFRRVRLRDPMRAKQLEKGLLQLCEEGAVQVFRPLRTNDYLLGAVGPLQFEVTMARLKDEYNVDAGYEPIDITGARWISGGRDAKKFIADNGRDIATDIDGDMVYLVSNPWRLERLLETYGDVDLRTIKEHR